CAGCATCTCCGGACCGTGGATCATCGCCACCGCCAGGGGCAGCGCGGCGGGAAGGCTCTCCATCACTTCTCCCAGGCCGAAGCGCCGGGCCATTTCGTCCACCCGTGCCGAAATCCGCGCTTCCGGCATCCGGAAGAGGCGCGCATGGAGCACGAGGCTCTGCCGCACTGTCAACTCACTGTAAAGGGAAAAGGACTGGGTCATATAGCCGACGCGCCGCCTTGTCTCGATGTCCTTCGGGTCCACCGGCCGGCCGAAGAGCCGGGCTTCCCCTTCGCTGGCGGGCAAAAGGCCCGTCAGCGTCTTCATGGTGGTGGTCTTGCCGCAGCCGTTGGACCCCAGGAAACCGAAGATCTCCTCCTGCTGCGACGTCGCGCCCTCCGCGGCCAATGTCGAGGAGCGGGCCAGACGCTTTTTCGCAACGCCGAATTCGGCCTCGCGCTGCCTGACGATCGCCATCGCTGCCACTTTTTCGCTCTCCCGCTGCAACAGTTGACTGCGGGCGGTTGCCGTATCGCTTTGCGCCTGCTGCAGCTTCGCCTCGGCCTCCCGCAGCTGCGCCTCGAGTACATCGGTATCCATCAGGGCCACCATCTGTCCGGCCTTGACGAAATCGCCTTCCCGCACCAGGATTTCCTTGATCCGGCCGGCACTTTTGGCGGACACATCGGTCTCCGTGGCCTCGATCCGTCCGTTTCCACTGGCCAAGCCTTCATCCCGCCGGACGCCGTAGCGCTGCCAGGCCAATACGGCGACAACGCCGATAACCAGTATCACGACAGATCGGATCAACCATTTCTTCCTTGTTAACCTTTTGAATGCAACTTGGCATTAATCGCGTCCTGCCTGATCTTCCGTCCCGCCTCCCAGCGCGGCATAGAGGTTGACACGGCTGGAGAGCAGCGCCCGCCTTGCCTGAACGACCGTCTGTTCGGCGGCAAACCGGTCGCGCTCCGCATCGAGCACCTCAAAATAAGGTGCCGCACCGCTCTGGTAACGCAATACAGCCAGGCGGGCGCGTTCCGCCTGGGCCGCCAGGGTTGCCTGCTGAGCGGCGACTTGATCGGCAAGCCAGTGCCGTTCGGCCAGCGCATCGGCCACTTCGCGGAAGGCCTCCATGATCGTTCGCTCATAGTCGGCCACTGCCACATTGCGGCGTGCCTCCGAAAGGTCGAGATTGGCCAGATTGCGGCCGCCCTCGAAAATCGGCAGGGTCACGCTCGGGACAAAACGCCAGACGCCGCTGCCCGCGGCAAAGAGATCGCTCAATTCGGCGCTGGCGGTGCTTGTGCTTCCAATCAGCACGATGCGTGGGAAAAAGGTCGCCCGGGCGGCACCGATGTTGGCATGGGCCGCCTTCAGGCGATGTTCGGCGGCGAGGACATCGGGACGGTTCAGGAGCAGATCGGAGGGCAGACCGACGGAGATGTCACGGACAAAACCCGGTTCAATCCGAGACAGAGGCGAGCTTTCCACCGCTGGGGAGACGCCGGTCAGAAGGGTCAGGGCGTTGCGGTTCTGGTCCCGTGCGCGCAGCAGCACCGCCAGGTTGGCCCGTGCCGAATTGAGCAGGGTTTCCGCCTGGACCGCGTCCAGCTTCGAGCCGGACCCTACCTCATAACGACGTTTCATGATCCGGTAGGATTCCGCCCGGCTGGCCAGGGTTGACTGGGCAATGCCGACCAGTTCGTCCAGCTCCCGCGCCAGGAGATAGGTATTGGCGACCTCGGCGACCAGGCTGGTGACGATGGCGCGGCGGGCTTCCTCCGTTGCCAGGTAGGATTCCAGGGCCGCGGCGGAAAGGTTGCGCACCCGGCCCCAGAAGTCGAGTTCCCAGGCACTGAGGTTGAATGTGGCCGAGTACTGTTCCGAAATTATGGAACGCCCCGTCGGCGACAGGTCAGCCGGTACTCGGGAGCGGCCTGTGGTTCAACAGCGCTTACGTACGGATAAACCGCCGCCGTCGGCAGGGGCGGCCGTTCATAGGAAGGGGCCAGCGAACAGCCGGTCACAAGGAAGATCAAGAGGCCCAGCAGGATCTTTCGAGGGTTCATTCTTTTTAGACCTTGCCGTTGGGTTCGTTTTAAGGGGAAGTGGTTTCTTTACGGTTGCTTCCTCAAATCCCCGGCAATTTCGCCGCTGAGCTGGGCGAGGGCGGAGCTGACGGCCGCCGCCAGCGTTTCATAACGGTTGTCGGTCAGGGGCTCGGTCAACGTTGCCATGTGCGAAACGCCCACCCGGTCCTGATCGGGAAAGACGGTCCACTGGGCCTTGAGGAGAACCCGGTCGCCGGGCATGCAGTCGAGACGGAGAATCCGCAGGACCAGCAGATAATCCGATTTTTCCGTCCGCACCCGGGGATGGATGAAAATCCGGTCCGATCCGAGGAGCAGCGAAAGATTTTCCATCAGCACCGTGGTCATGTTGTCCCGGAGGGAGCCCGCCCAGCGGTCGAATTCGGCAAGGATCAATTCATTCCGTCCGTCCCGGATCACCATCTGGGGGCGGTCCAGGTAGTCGGGGATTTCAACGGGAGCGATGCTCAACGAAACGGGGTTTGGCGCCTGGGGGGAATGGGGATTGGATTTCTGCTGTTCAAGGGGAGTCAGTGCATAAAACCGGGCCGAGGGTGCACTTGCACAGCCGGCAAGCAGAAGGGCGACGGCGAGAACAAACGCTCGGGGAAGGAAAGAGGATCGGTTCATTTTCAATATCCTTTCGGGATGGCCTTGCCCTTGAGCAGGGAATCGGGATGGCGTTCCAGGTAATCGGAAAGCTGGCGCATCGAACGGGATGCAGCGCCAAGTTCCCGCAGGGTCCTGTTCATTTCCACGACCAGGGGGGAATCCTCCGAGTAGGTCTGCAGGGTCAATTCGGATTGCTTCATCACGGTTTGGGCCGATTCCAGGGTCGACTTCGTTGAAGCCACCAGTTCCCGGATGTCCTCTCGAAGCGCCGTGGCGGTTACCTTGCCCTCTGTCAGCGTCGCTTCGGTGGCGCTGGATGTCTTCGCCAGGCTTTCAAAGAGGGGATCGATCCGGCTGTCGATGTGCTGGACGAGGGTCTGGACATCCCGGATGGTGGATTCCAGGTTTTGGGCCGTCTGCTTCGCATCGATGGAACGGATGAGCTTGTCGAGTCCCTCAACGGCGCTGTTCAGATTGGCGACGATCTCTCTCAGGGGAAGATTGGCGATGGATCTCTGTAGTTCCTGAAACTCCGTGGGGATGGTGGGGATTTCCGTATATTCCTCGTTCGTGCGCACATACCGGGCGGGTTTCGAGGGGAAGAAATCCAGGGCCACCATGAGCTGCCCGGTCACATAATTCTGAAGCTGAAGCTGCCCTCTCAGGCCCATGCCGACTGCCTTTTCAATGGCCTTCGCGTCGATTCTGATCCGTTCGGCGCCTTGGATCCGCGCCGGCTCCAGGCGGATGATCACCGGGATGTGCAAGGCGTGGTTCTTCTGGTCGATGGCCACGCTGATATCGGTGACTTCACCGATCTTGACTCCCCGGAACGTCACGGGAGATCCCACATTCAGACCCTTGACCGACCCTTCGAAAAACAGGACGTAGTATTTGCTCTCCCGGAAGAACTTTCCGGAGCCGAGGGTCAGCACCGTTCCGATCAGGATGGCCAGCGCCCCGACCACAAAGGCGCCGATCATCATTTTATTTGCCTTTCCGCTCATCTTTTTTCCCTTCTGTTTCTCCGGAAATTGCCCTGCCTCTCATTCCTTCTTCCGTCCTTCCCCGCGGGTGAGGAAACGGATAACTTTCTCGTCCTTCGATTCGGCCAGGATCTGCCTGGGGTTGCCTGCGGCCGTCATGGTCTTTTCATCGGGGTCGAGGAAAATCGAATTGGTTCCGATGGCAAAAATGCTTGCCAGATCATGGGTGACCACGACCACGGTTGTCCCCAGGCTTTCGCTCAGTTCAATGATCAGATCGTCCAGTAGCCGGGCGCTGATCGGGTCCAGTCCCGCGGAAGGTTCGTCGAAGAAGAGGAAGTCCGGATCAAGGGCCATCGCCCTGGCCAGACCGGCCCGCTTCTTCATGCCGCCGCTTAGTTCCGCGGGATAAAAGTCTTCAAAGCCGCCGAGTCCAACCAAGGCCAGCTTGAAGGAAACCAGTTCCCGAATCTGAGAGGCGGACAGATCCGTATACTGCTCCAGGGGCAGGGCGACATTTTCCGCCAGCGTCATGGAACTCCAGAGGGCGCCGCTCTGAAAGAGGATGCCGAAACGCCTCTTGAGATTTTCCTGCTCCTCGGATTCGACGTCCCAGAAGCTGACATCGCCATAAAGGACCTGGCCGTCGGCGGGCCTTTTGAGACCGATCATCTGCTTCAGGAGGGTGCTCTTGCCGCAGCCGCTCCCACCCATGATGATGAAGATGTCGCCCCGGTGGATTCTAAAATTGAGATCGCGCATGAGGATGAAACTGCCGTAGGACATCTCCAGGTTCCGGACTTCGATGACGGTTTCCCGGTCATTGCCGGGAAAGGGTTCCGGCGCGCTCATATCTTCAGCACCTGGCAGAGCAGCGTGATAATGGCGGTCGCCACCACGATGCTGACGATGCCGGTGACCACGGCCGATGTAGCGGCAAAACCGACGGCGGCGGCGTTCCGTTCGCACTGCAGGCCGCGCAGGCAGCCGGCCAGCGCCACCAGGATCCCGAAGACGAAGCTGTGGAAGAGGCCGATCCAGAAGTAGGTCAGTTTCACCGCCTTGAGCGTCTCGAAATAGTACTCGGCCACACCCAGATCGAGCATGCCGACACCGACGATCATCCCGCCCAGGACGCCCATGAGATCGGAATAAATGCACAACAGGGGCATCATCACCATGAGGGCCAGCATCCGGGGCAGGACAAGGAATTCCATCGGCGGGACGCCCAGGGCTTCCAGGGCGTCGATCTCCTCGTTGACCTGCATCATCCCGAGTTGGGCGGCAAAAGCCGCCCCTGTCCTGCCGGCCATGATGATGCCCGTCATGATGGCCCCCATGACCCGCACCATCCCGATGCCCACCACGTCGGCCACATAGATCTGCACTCCGAAGATCCTCAGTTGAATGGCGGCCACAAAGGCAAGGATCATCCCCACGAGGAGACTGATGAGGGAAACGATGGGCAGGGCTTGAGCGCCGGTCTCCTGAAGGGTCCGGACCAGATCGGAGGGACGGAATTCGGCCTTTCCCCGCAGCATCTTGAGGAAGGAGAGGGTGGCATCGCCGACAAAGGCGAGCATTTCCTGGAACCCCTGGAAAAAGTCCAGGGTCGCATCGGCAAGCCGGACCAGAAAGGTCGGGGAGGATTTTTCGCGCGTCACCCCCGTGCGCTGTTTTTCGGGAGAGGCCAGATCGAGAAGTTTGTGAATGCCTGGGGGAAGGTCGGAAAGGTCGACCGGAATCCCGCTTCCGCTGCAGAGGTTGAGAATCTTCGCCAGAAAGACCAGAAAGGCGCTGTCCCAGGCGCCCAGTCCTTCGGCCACGAAGGAGACACGGGGCGCCGGCGTTGTCCGGGAAAGATTCTGCAGGGCCTCGCCGACATCGGGAAGCCTGCCGCCCACCACCCAGTTTCCGGAAAATTTCAAGACGAGTCTGTCCGGGGCAATCGGAACATACTGTACGGCGGCTTCCTCAAAATGGGCGGTATCGGGATTTTCCTGAGGCATCGGGATCGGCGACGGTTCTTTTTCCTATGAATTAGGCGATGCAGGAAATGTCAACGCTTCAGATTTACAAGTCTTGATGCGCTGTCAAATCCCATCTATCCGTGGATTCACGGTTTCTTTGTCCATCCGTAACACAGCATTTCGTTCCTGCGCTTTTAGTACAGTTGCTACTTTAAACGGACTATATCAGAATACCGGATTCTTTTCACCATCCGTTATGGCTGTTTCCCCTGCTCATAAGAGTCATTTGCCGATAATCTTCACCAGCACTCTCTATTCCCTGAGTCCGTCAAACGCACCATAAATATTCGCTTGGGAGAGACGGTAGTTGTAACTGCAATTGTGCATCCTAATTTTATTCTGAAGTTTGCAGCTTGATATGCCCCAACAGTTGATCAATGATCAAGCGGTTATAGTTACGCCGCCATGCGGCGGTAAATAAGATAGGCTCCAATCTTTCCTTGATGGCGATCAAGGTGACACCGGGATGGGATATGCCTGACCCATCATTCGGCAACAGAGACACACCGGCCCCGGAACCAATCATGGCCAGCACTTCAACCACGCTGGCGGCATGATAGTGCATATCAGGTTTGAAACCGCCAGCCGCCAAGCAGGCGCTGATAATAGCCTGATTCCTTTTTGGATAACTATCCTCTCTGTAACCTATGAATTCATCTTTTGCCAGGTCTTTCATACTAATCTGCTTTTGCCCAGCCAAATAATGAGTTTCTGGAATGACTGCTATCAAGTGGATTTCAAAAAGGGCAGTCTTTTCAAACTCATCAAGGGCTACGCCACCGTGATTGTCAAAGAGGGCAACATCAATCTGCTTCTTGCGGAGTGCCCTGACCTGGTCGGCGGGAGAAAGCTCATGGATTTTGACGGACATCCTGGGATTCGACTCTCTGAATCTCCGCAGTGCCGCTCCCAGACACGAAATAATAGGTAAAGCGACGAACCCTATATTGAGGATATTGCCACTTACCGGGATATTTCCTACAACTCGGACTGCTTCATTGTGCAGGTCGATGATTTGATGGGCATATACCAGAAACTTTTCACCGGCGGCGGTCAAGCGGATGCCAAATCGTTCACGGACAAACAGAACAGCCTCCAATTCCTCTTCCAGATCATGGATAAGATGGCTCATTGCCGGCTGCGAGACATTCAGACGGCGCGAAGCGCGACTGATGTTGAGTTCTTCTGCGGCTGCAACAAAATATCTGATATGCCGTAGTTCCATAAGTCACCAGCTATAATAAAGCTTCATATCTGTCAATGGAAAAAAATATGGAGCATGACTTATGAAAGTAGTGTATGATTAAGCACAATGTGGCTCAGATCACCCAATAATGGATCATGCTCCTGAAAACTGAGTTTCTAGAGCCGCAAAGCAGTGTCGCCATTTCCATCGGCCATATCGGCCCACAAGTACGGGATGTTCTCAAACGGCAAAAGAAGCAGTGGTTCATCCAACGCAACAGGATAGGTATTATCGCAGATTGCACGCGGCCGAGTCCAATCTGAAAGTCTATACAAACAGGTATGAGTGGCAACCTCTTGCTTTCCGATGAAAAGGATTATAGCAACTCTTGACCTGCATTCCCTTTTAATTATCGATCTTTATTTTTTGTCGTATACTTATCCAATCGCTTTGTGGATATTGTAAGTAAACGCAGATTATTGTTTTCTGATCACTTCTGTAAATTAACCGACTAGAGCTTGGAGGGTGCAAGGATGTCTATTGGGCCCATTCTTCCGAAATCTTCAACGGTTCCTGAAAAGTGTGCCTTGTTCAAGATACCGGATCATTTCATTTCAACGTGCCGGAAGAAATTTAGTCCTCCCCAGGCATCAAGATCTTCCGGTCTGTTGGATGGATGTTCGGTTTGTTGCCAGCGGAAGTTGAATTATAAGCTCCAAGCTCTAGTTTATTTCTTATGGGAGGAGGTGATCTGTAACAGCATTTTGGGGTGTTCATGTTAAATTATTGTTTCTTCAAAAAGGAGGAGAGTATGTTGCAAGATCGTAAGATGTTAGGACTTCTATTAATTTCAGCACTTGGCATTTTGATCGCTATGGTGCAGCCGTTTGCACCGGGTTTACCGCCCTTGGGGCATTATGTCATGGGTACCGTTCTTGTTGGCTTGGGGATGTGGATCTTCCGTCCCGGCATGTTGCCTTTTATGTCAGGGATTTCCCTCATCCTTGGCGTTACCCTGGCACTCTTTTTTGCTTTTAAAGCCGGTCTGGTGTTTCCGGGCAAAGTACCCTTTAAGTCACCGCAGCAAATTTATGGCGTCGTCATGGGCGGTTTTACTTCGTCTGCCGTCTGGACCTTGATCCCAGCGCTGTTTTTCGGTTTTGTTCTACAGAAAACGGGGCTGGGCAAACGCGTAGCCTATATGGTCTTGAAAACCTTCCCGGCGAGTTGGCTGGGGTTGGCGATAAGCTGGCTTGTGATCGGCGTGGCCCTTTCCTGCTTGACGCCTTCCATTACCGTGAGGGTGGCCATTGTCGTCCCGATTGCCATCGGGATTGTAGAAGCATGCAAGTTGGAATTCCGCTCCAAGGGCTCGGCCTATATCTGCCTCCTGGCGTGGGGAATGGCCGTCATTCCCGGTACCGGCTGGTTGACCGGCTCTCTGTTTGGACCGATCATGCAGGGATTTTTCCCCCCGGAAATCAAAGCCATGTGCAATTTTGATGACTGGTTCCGAATTCTGGCCCTGCCCTGGTTTGTGATTACTATTGTGTATGTTGTTTTGGCCTTTCTCATTGCCAAACCGAAAGAAGCCATCAGCTTTTCGGCCGACATGTTCAAGGAGGAATACAAAAAACTGGGATCTCTGTCGAAGGATGAACTCATTACCCTGATTATCCTGCTTGCCACGCTGGTTATGTTTTCCACGGAAAAGATCCATGGGATTCCCACCCCGGCAACAGCCCTGGGCGCCCTGTTCCTTCTCATCATTTTCCGTATCATTGCCGGTCCGGAGATCAGCACCGGTATCAACTGGGATGTGGTCTGCTTCTTCGGTGTTGCCGTCGCGTTGCCCCCCATCTTCGGGGTTTCCGGAATTTCCGCATGGTTTGGTCCCCTGATCAAGGGACCTATCATGTCCATAGCGGGCGCGCCCCTTTTGTTCATGCTGATCATCACTGCGGGGCTTTTGCTTATCAGGTTCGTTGACGTCCCCTGGGGCTTCACGACCTGTGCATTGACCATCATGCTGCTGATCCCGCTCTTCAAGGATTTCGGCTATCATCCCCTGGTTGTGACCATGGCGTACCTGATTGCCGGCAACTTCTTCCTGCTGGCTTACCAGCAACCCTGGATTCCGATGGCTGAAGGGATGATTCAAGGGCGAGGATGGGCGCCGGCTCATGTGGCCGAGTTTGGTCTGATCTACGTTGCTTCGGCCTTCATTTCCTTACTGGTGTCCGTGCCTTATTGGAAGATGATAGGCGTTATCCGTTAATTAATAAGTCATAAAAGCACAATCATCGTCCCCGGGTATAGACAGAATCTTGTTTATATCCGGGGATTTTATATCCGGGGACGTGACCAGGAATCCCCAGATCGAGAAACTCCGGCAAGGGATGTTCTGCACGACCCTGTGACCATCAGGGTTGGCAACGATGCTCCCGTCTCTATGGTTTCCCACACGCTTTATCCTATTCAACAGCATCTCAAAACAGCAGCCAAGCGGAAAGGCTATCCTTCCCGGATCAACGAGAGCAGCTCCTCCGCCGACATCCGGCCGCTTATATCGCTTCCGTCCAGCAGGCTGTTGGCCAGGTCGCGCTTCGTGCCGTGGAGCTTCAGGATTTTTTCTTCGATGGTGTTCTTCGTCACCAGCCGGTACACCGTCACGGGCCGCTGCTGGCCGATGCGGTGCACCCGGTCCGAGGCCTGATCCTCCACCGCCGGATTCCACCAGGGGTCCATGTGGATGACGTAGTCCGCCGCCGTGAGATTGAGGCCCACCCCTCCGGCCCGGAGGCTGATGAGGAAAAGGGATCCCTGTCCCGCCTGAAAGGCCTCCACTTCACGCCGGCGTTCCTTGGGCGGGGTGCTTCCGTCGAGATAGCGGTATTCGATGCCCTTCGCCTTCAGATAATCCTGGATCAAGGACAGATGGCCGACGAACTGACTGAAAACAAGCGCCTTATGGGAATTTTCCAGCAGTTCCTCCACCACTTCTCCGAAAAGGGTCAGTTTGGAACTGGTCAGGGCGCTGTCCGGCAGTACGAGCCTGGGGTGGCAGCAGGCCTGCCTCAGCCGCATGATTTCCGCCAGAATCTTCAAATGTTTCTGCCCCAGGGGAGTATCCTCCTGTTCCAGGGTTTCCACGGCCTCCCTCCGCATGGTTTCATAGAGGGCCATTTCTTCCGGAGACATTTCCACCTGTAGCGTCACTTCGGTCCGAGGGGGCAGTTCATCCAGCACCTGGGACTTGATCCGCCTCAGGAGAAAGGGTGAAATCAGCTTCTTCAGCTGCTTCCTGGCTTCCCGGTCGCCGTTCTTCTCGATGGGGATGGCGTAACGTTCGTTGAACTGCTGGCGGGAGCCGAGCAGCCCGGGATTGATAAAGTCGAAGAGGGTGTAGAATTCCCCCAGATGATTTTCAATGGGGGTGCCCGTGGTGATAAGCCGGAAGTCGCCTTTCAGGGCCAGGGCGGCCTGTGCCCGCTGCGTCTCGAAATTCTTGATAGCCTGGGCCTCATCGAGGATGATGGTGCGCCACTGCATCGTGGCGAGAAGTTCCGCTTCCTGCTGCAGGAGGCCGTAGCTGGAGATCAGCACATCCATTCCCTGGAGTTTTCCGATTCTCTCCTCGCGATTCCGTCCCCCGAAGAGGATGGGATTGAGGGTCGGGGCGAAACGTCCCAGTTCGGCCAGCCAGTTCATGCAGACGGAGGTGGGGGCAACCACCAGGGTCGGACCCTGGGGAGCGCGTTCCAGAATGACCGCAAGGGCCTGCAGCGTCTTGCCCAGTCCCATGTCATCCGCCAGACAGGCCCCGGCCCCCCAGGAGGCTAACCGGACCAGCCATTCATAACCGGCCACCTGGTAGTCGCGCAGTTCCGCCTGCAGTGTGGAGGGGACGACAGGCACCAGGGCCATGCCCTTTTCGAAGGCTTTCACCCGCTCTTTCCAGGAAGCGTCCCGACTCACCTGGGTAAAATCATCGAAGAGATCCTCCAGGACCGGAATAGCCAAGGCATGACAGCGGACTGCCTTTGTCCGCTTGTCCGTGTAGGCGTTCACCTCCTCAAGGCGGCGGCGCAGAGCCTCGGTCAGCGCGACAAACCGGCCCTCCCCGAGGGGTAGAAAACGCCGGGGTGAGGTTTCCACCAACTCAAGGAGGGTTTTCATGTTCATGATCAGGCCTTCATCCAGTTCGAGCCGGCCATCCAGTTCGAACCAGTCCCCCGATTTGCGGATCTTCAGGCGCAACGCATCGAAAGAAACGGTCTGAGGTGTCTTCAGGGACTCTCCCTCGGGCCATTCCACCACCACTTCTCCCTGCTCCTGCAGGGTTTTCAGCTCCAGCAGCACCTCCAGGCAATCCTCGGCGTTTTCCAGGTACCCCTGGCCCCGGTTGTTCAGCACCAGGGCCAGCGTTGGGCAGCTGTCTTCCAGAATCTTCACCTTCCTGATCTCCAGCGCGAGGTCCCGCCGGGCAAGCATCCTTTTTCCTTCCATGTCCGCCATGACGTGCTCCATGCCCTTGCCCGGTTTCAGGCGGGTGCCACCACTGCCGAAGGGCTGCACCAGCAGTTCCACGTGAAAACCGTCGCCCATCGGCGCCAGTTGCACGACGGGACGGGGATCGCCCTGGATTTCCTCGAGGGATTCCGCGCTGCCGCCGATGGTGGAATGAATGGTCACCAGGGTGGAAATCTCCGCCATGGCTTGCATCAGCTCATTTTTGGCCGTTGCCGGGACGGTGAGTCCCTTGCTGCCCAGGATCTGCCCGATCCGTCGATGGGCGTCCGAAAGTTCACAGATTTTGAAACGGGTGGGACTTTCCGGGATCATGGTCACCCGGGCTTCCGAAGAGGGAACGCTCAAGCGCAGGCGGAACCCTTCCGGCGACTCCGTCACCATCAGCTCCACTTCCCCCCGGAGAAATTCCACGGGTTTCTCCGGGTTGTCTTCGGATACAATCAGGGGATGACCCACGAGAAGCGGCAAAGTTTTCTCCCATTCAAAATAATACTCCGCGCTGCTGTAACCCCCATAATATCGGGATTCCGCCTTCAGGGTCGCCCGGATCATGTGGTCCTGACGACTCAGGTATTCCAGATTTGTTCCCTTGTGCAGCCGGCTGAGGGCCACAGGGCGCCCCGAGGTCCATCCGCCCCGGGCCTTCTGTCTCTGTTCCAGCGGTTTGAGGGACAGGCCCTCCTCGCCATGACGGAAAAGCCAGATCAGGCGTTTTTCCGTGGATGTGGCAACAGGACGTTCCGTCGCCGCCGTCTGGGTCAGGGCCCGGAGACTTTTCTGCCAGGTCT
This region of Syntrophus gentianae genomic DNA includes:
- a CDS encoding SNF2-related protein encodes the protein MKQPFNSATITKKREQLSVLYETLSPGEQVLVQFCSIAMEPMSMTTVIRCFDVTGIPFNGTGRTSWQNLQPPLKRILKLGLVDEHYQCPEGFREIATRRAVADGHFEKIARTIQRLMPGNRYLSRYSPEYDWKRVLRDFRIAFYRHDSREVKALYDQMLRYCPVFYRTPDPFLHICNAPFDPTWFATLPLDLRSAALSRILFQSLIFLEPDEAPLNDALTLAFGEKSQGYGGRPLLHVLTLRLLLGGRLDEARKLMGKLGDEAEGSTDGLRGFLYFLEGKNDEAIAAYEAELRYLARRTGIRNNFFTDPAGLFFLLALLKAYAGQPDRGIAAKLKKYLYLTTHRNNPNNFYIISLTALRRIAAALLMEPEYPDYDALSERTDLSSVFSALGEFWQQRRLGTKTIASLQALFQRARANGMCWTAMECAGLLAAAGVNAPLYRPQAEEISAATGLISLIPSIHFEETWQKSLRALTQTAATERPVATSTEKRLIWLFRHGEEGLSLKPLEQRQKARGGWTSGRPVALSRLHKGTNLEYLSRQDHMIRATLKAESRYYGGYSSAEYYFEWEKTLPLLVGHPLIVSEDNPEKPVEFLRGEVELMVTESPEGFRLRLSVPSSEARVTMIPESPTRFKICELSDAHRRIGQILGSKGLTVPATAKNELMQAMAEISTLVTIHSTIGGSAESLEEIQGDPRPVVQLAPMGDGFHVELLVQPFGSGGTRLKPGKGMEHVMADMEGKRMLARRDLALEIRKVKILEDSCPTLALVLNNRGQGYLENAEDCLEVLLELKTLQEQGEVVVEWPEGESLKTPQTVSFDALRLKIRKSGDWFELDGRLELDEGLIMNMKTLLELVETSPRRFLPLGEGRFVALTEALRRRLEEVNAYTDKRTKAVRCHALAIPVLEDLFDDFTQVSRDASWKERVKAFEKGMALVPVVPSTLQAELRDYQVAGYEWLVRLASWGAGACLADDMGLGKTLQALAVILERAPQGPTLVVAPTSVCMNWLAELGRFAPTLNPILFGGRNREERIGKLQGMDVLISSYGLLQQEAELLATMQWRTIILDEAQAIKNFETQRAQAALALKGDFRLITTGTPIENHLGEFYTLFDFINPGLLGSRQQFNERYAIPIEKNGDREARKQLKKLISPFLLRRIKSQVLDELPPRTEVTLQVEMSPEEMALYETMRREAVETLEQEDTPLGQKHLKILAEIMRLRQACCHPRLVLPDSALTSSKLTLFGEVVEELLENSHKALVFSQFVGHLSLIQDYLKAKGIEYRYLDGSTPPKERRREVEAFQAGQGSLFLISLRAGGVGLNLTAADYVIHMDPWWNPAVEDQASDRVHRIGQQRPVTVYRLVTKNTIEEKILKLHGTKRDLANSLLDGSDISGRMSAEELLSLIREG